TCTGACAAAACAACACAGGAGATAAAGACATGTATACACAAACATGAGCAGAAATGACAAAATACAAGTTCAAGCAAACACATGGCTGATTTAAAAGATTTCATGAGGCATTTATTAAGGCACAGTAAAATTTTCTTGAAGGATGTGCAAAATTGTCTGACCTCTGCTGGTTTATTAATGTGTAACATAGAGGATGGAACTAgtaataattttacatttttgacaaattctggaaatgaatatttttgtttcagtttggtgTGATGTATTACACTTATCCCATGTTCAGTGGAgcatttattgttgtttttaaattagtttgtggtaaaaactaaataaaaccaaCTAGGAAACCTGTATAGTTTCCTTTCAATTTCATTCATAGTCATTATTGTAGACAAGCAAACTTTAGGGAATCATGGACTGTTTGTATGTCGCTTTAAAGGTGGATTGTAGTTTACCTCCATGCCAATAGGTGGCTCTCTTGAGCAATTTTGTAAAAGTATGAGTaactacagagaaaaaaattcgAAAGGACCAGTTTGATTAGAGAGGACCCACGTGCACGGCAAAACCCACATTTATTCTGGTTCAGAAAACAGTACACAAATTTCCAGGTCAGAATCCCACAAAGAGGTCAGCCGTTTAGTAACGGGTCCACAGCAATGCAGGCCGACTTCCGCGCTCCCCGGCGGCGCGCGCGTGTTTACGAAGAACTGGAGGCTCCGCTGCCGGTCATCCGTAGTGCCGGGGAGAAGTGCGTGTACCGGGCTGAGCTCATCAACCAGCACGTGCTTGTCTGCCACCCCGACCATGTCAGGAAGATACACAACCAGGTCAGGGTTGCCAGTTCCGACTCACTGACAGCAAAGCAATCCTGCAAAATGTTACTGAAAAGATCCAGTGTAGATTATAGGATTTAGTTTAGAATGCCTTAATTACATGAATACTATTTTTGTTCGTTTAATGCCGTCGCACTGATACATTATAGGTGCATCTGCAGCAACAGTTAAATGTGCTGGACTCAGATAACTGTTAAAGCTGGGCGTAAATTTTGTATTTCTCTGATGAAAACAATCTATTGCATCCCGTCTTTCTTTTACCATAATAAATAATCAACGAGAGGACTTCATCATCATGCCAAATGATAATgatcaataaatcaaaactgATCAAATCAAACTGAATGTAAACCCTTTAGTTTCCTGGATGGAAAGCTCTTAAAACGGGAAGAAACatgtcagtttgtgttttcattatTGTCTTCTTTCCCACCTTGGTCCTATGGTGACACTATTGCTGCTCTATGCCTCTGACTACAAGGACTAGCAGTGATGGAAAGaaccaagtaaaaactaaggaGATTTACTTCAGTTTTATCTAACTAGGTTTGATTTTTCAGGGTTATTTTGGAAAAGGCATCTTGTCCAGAGCCAGACCAGATCACAGCATTTCAGAAAAATGGGAGGGTGAGTCTACACCTGCACCTGCATGAGATCATCATTGATCTGGTCTAACCCACACAGCTCTGTGCAGTCAGCTGGTTTGTTTGTCTTACAGATTTCGAAGATTTGTACCTTCCCGTTGTCTCTCAGGCCAGGTTAGCAGCATCTTGTTCTGTCTGGCTGATGACATCACTTCCTGCCTTACATTTCAGTCTTTTACAGGTATGAGGAACTACTTGGATGGGCAAAGGCAAGTCTGTGTGCTCAGGGAATGTCTGCAGAGGCTGTGGATCAAATATTTCACAAACTAACGCAGAAATTGGAGATAGAGGATGTGAAGAGTGAACTGAGGGAGGCTGAGGGGGCAAAGACTGAGGATGGAGtttgtgacaacacaaaaagtCTGGGAAGGGAATCTGAGGCGGAGCCTGAGGCCAAGAGACCATGCAGGTGAAGTGCTTGTTTCATCCATAGACATTTACTAAATGGACAGATAATCTCTGATGTCACCCAAattcaaaacaccaaaatagAGGTGAAATGGGTCTGCCAAGTTGACTGGAGTATGCTCTTCCCAGTCAAAAATGGCACAAGTTCTTTAAAACCAGAGGTGTCACAGACAACAGGAAATAACATGCTCTTTGACTTATTCTAACTCTTCAATCGTTTACGGAATTattgagaaaagcagctttgtgctgatatgcagcaCTTCATTACTGAAAAGTGTTGCAAAGAATCAGCTTCAgtgtcagaatctgttggaattctGACATTCTgaatggtcaaagagttactGTAATTCAAAGGGGAATCAACAAACACcggagctaaagctccagtgttgaaaGGTGAAACactaataaaatcaaaacagcaAGCTGTCGAGAAGAGTTCataaagaaatagaaaacaaaaaggttttgtatTCAGCCTGTACATACACTCCCATTTTGGTGTGAAGTGggattttcttttcctctcattACTCTGGAGTGGGAAACCTTCCCTTCtcaacttctgtgccggtcccaagcccggttgctttgagagggttgcgtcaggaagggcatccggcgtaaaacattgccaggtttaccatgcgactcgttcgctgtggcgacccctgatgggaaaagccgagagagaaacaacaacaactctgGAGTTGGAAACTGCCCCTTTTATAAACCCAACTCTAGAGTTCATTTAAGGAACTATAACATTTTGATACCTCTTGGTATATTTTAAACTCAGAAACAAGACATGGGGGTTAACTTAACTGTGTTTTGTTTCAACACTCAGGTCGGACATACAGGACCTAAACTTTGACCAGAACTCTGAACCCAGTTTTGACTCCGATCAAGACTCTGAACCAGATCTTGGCTTTCAGGTTCCAGGTCCTGGTTTTGTGCTGGTAGTCTCTGAGAACCAGGCAAGTCCCTATATGAATCTGCATGTTGTTAAGTGTTTGATGAGCTGTTAATTAGGTTTGTGTTTCTACAGAATGAAGGTGGGGTTAGAGAAGTGAAGCGGAGCCCATTGTCTCTAACTGAGTACCTGCAGCTCAGCCTGGAGGAGGTAACCCACCTGGCACCTGCATCCACAGTTGGGACATTTAAGTGGCCTTCTCACCTTTATGTCCCTGAACTCTGCAGGCCTTCTTCCTTGTCTACAGCTTGGGCTGCTTATCTGTGTACCTGGACCAGGTGAGTTATGATTGTTTTGGCTGTTATATTTGTTGCATTGCTATATATGAAGAAGTAAACCCTGTTGTGCATTGTGGTTGGTCAGGAGCCACAGTCAGTCATTCAGCTGTGGCGAAGGTTTAGGTCTCTACGTCCGGACTTCACCAGCTCTTACGCTGCATATCATCATTTCCGAAGCAGGGGCTGGGTCCCCAAAGGAGGCAGCGGGGCCAAATATGGTGTGGACTTCAGTAAGATCACACACAGAGCTGAGACCTTTTACCTGTGTTTGTGAAAGAATTTTCCTCACACTGAGGGGACAAGAGAAGCTTGATAactataatgtgtttttttgcagtgcTTTACAGGAAGGGACCCCCTTTCTACCACGCCAGGTGACGCTCACACAGGTGACTTTACTCTGATCAGCCACGGTTTTATGAGTGTCTAATCATGCCTGTCCTCTGCCTGTAGTTACTCTGTGGTTGTAGAACAAACTGATGATGAGTTCAGGGGCTCAACTCTGCGTCCGTTTTCATGGCGTTCTTTTGCTGCCCTTAGCAGAATTACCGCCAGTGTCTCCAAGGTACAGATTCATCGGGAGGAGGTACACTTGGCCTGCCATGTCCCTCTGATTGGTTTTTATCTCACAGGAGCTGATGCTGTGTTACATCGTGTATCCTGGTGAGCTACTGAAGGAGGAGCTTGATTCACCTGTTTGCCTGAGCAAGCTGAAGGTTCAGGTGTGGAGCTGTGATGTTTGTTCAGCGTTGCTGCCAGTTTTCTAGTTTTAGCTATCTGCTGTTCCTCATCCCTCCCCATCTGGGTCTAGTTGGTTTGTAGATTTCACAGCTTTCTGTTTGTCTCCTTGGGCTCCAGAAATAAAACTGGAGCCCAGCACACCATATCAGTGAGCATGATCTTCTACATTTTGTCTCTACAGGAAGTCATCATTAGCAGGTGGGTTTCCTCCAAGGAGCGAGCCGAGCAAGATGACGACTGATTCAAATGAATTCGCAAagaacagtttggagccaaTCAGGGACGTGGATCATATTGAGCTCATGAACTTTCTCGTGTGTGGAGTATATAGAATATGCCTTCTTCCTCAAACAGGAGTGGGAAGAAAAACAAGGagagaaatgtagaaaaaatctTATTTCCTTTCAAATATGATCAGAGCAACTATGACAAACTACAGAGAACGGAAATCATCTTTCATCAAATGAGGACTTAAAGGTTAGTAAGCCTGACAGcttgaacacaaagaaatatgACCACTCTCCTTTAGAAAAGGACAGACTGAAGGATGCTCCTCTCTGTATTGTAGTGTAAGTTTAAAATGAAGCAGAACAACCATGACTTTAAAATCTAACTCTTCTGAACAGTCTTCCTTCTCAAATATGCTGTTTTCAATCTAACATGGCTTCACATCTCTTAAATAGTGTGTACCTTTgtaaatactgtaaaaaaaaacgatttttatttttgctgaattcctgcaaccaaaaaaagaaatgtaaaatataaatattatttcaaaagcgtatgttttatttttatttgtgcattgaaaaaaggtttttcatatttattaaacatttgtcGTTTTGGCTCAACCAGTAGAAACGGTATGGACACACCACTGTccttgttaacccttgtgctatcttatgaccccacccttacattgacatgttctccctaccgtgacaaaggtggataaaggtggaaagatttcatgtaatccatggacaccagtgaagatcacaaatcattgaagaaaaaaggttcagcgcactgtctagtgggtctatatgaccccactcccaatgttaaagtgcctaggatagcacaatggttaatgAAGGATAAAAGATTTATAATAGttgaaaatatttcttttaaatagtGGCTAATATTAAGGAATTGGAGAGATatgttaaacacattttgtgcCTCGAAATAAAAACGtcactttattttgttgtaatAAAATGCTTACATTTACAGTGCTTTATGTGTAGTACTcccaaaatactttttactcATTTTCGCATTTTGCTCGCCAAAATCTTATACAGCTGGTGTATTATTGTTCAGTATACCTTTAAAATCATTGTTCTACGTTTTAGCCGCGTTCAGGGGTCAACTCCGTGAAATCAAAATCTCGCGAGAATATTCGCGCTCTCTGTTTGGACCTCGAATCCTCGAGCTGCAGGTTGGAAAACTTGCCTCGGACGGACAGAGTGACGGTGTGCAGATATTTACCCCAGGAGCTACCGAATATTCAGGTACAGGGGTATTCTACTGTCGATAACAAGCGCACTTCGACCGTCCTACCCTGGAAGGTTCCGGTAAAAGCAGACACGTATCGCGAGAGGCCCGTTAGCCTTTAGCTGCTAGCCTAGAAGGACGGGGCTCGCGCTCTAGGACCATCATGGCATGTCACATGCGAGTAACTGTTATTTCTGCAGAACTAAAGCCGGAAAAATagtcattttaaattaaattttgatACATTACCATTCTGTCAGTGCCGTAGCACTTTGACCCAGTTGTTATTGCGCCTGTTGAACAtagtatgttttttgtttttaagaaaggGACGAAAAAATACGGCGGATCGGATAGATCTTTGGCCGACAAGTCAAGAGCAGATGCCACATGTTAACTTGTTCTGATACTGTTCTAATTGACTCAGTAACGAGGTTAACACCGCGATGATATGTGATTCGTGACGCCAATGAAACCCTCGAAAGTCTGAACCTCGACATTgctgcaggtcagtgtgtgggtCACCTGGGGATCGGTCAGGGTCCAAACTCCCCACCACAACACCCACATACACTATGACGGGATGTTTTTGCCTAGAAACTAATCGATTTCACCTTCACTGCTTTGCTTGTGATCATCGTAATTCATCAGGTTTCCATAACACAGTAGACCTTTATTTTGTTCCTGTCTGAATGATGTGATGTGATGTTGtgttttgacagagtaaacttGTGCTTAATACATAGACTCTTGTTGGTGCAGTTCTAGGTTTTGTTGCTTGATCTGCTCAGTTTTTAAAATGGTCTTatcaaaaattacaacaatcACTTTACAAATCCAGGATTTAGAAGTGGGTAATGATGTTTCTATATCTCTTACCTCCCTAGCCTCGTGTGCTCAGCTGCTAGTTTTTGCCATGTGTGGACCATCACCATTCTTGTTTTACTGTCAAGAATTCCTGATAAAAGTGacgctgtgtttttgtgtttgtgaaggACCACAATGGCGGATGACCTGGACATCGAGGCCCTGCTGGATGCTCCGTTTAGGAAGGTGAGTGAGCTTGTCCACTGATGTGTCGATCGTCAGCCGGACCCTACTGCTCCTTACACAGCCATCAACACACAGTTGTTCCCCTTCAGCTTAGGGTTCAAGAGAaacatcagtcttttttttgtgtgacttcCATCCAGAAGGTTGTTCACTTATTCGTTCATTTTTTACGGtttatttttcccctttctGCTGGACCAGAGCAGGATGTAATGATAAACAGTTTGAAGTTGAGCtgctaaagcaggggtcgggaataTTTTttagagagccataaacgccacatatttttaaatgtaatttcgtgagagccatacaatatgtttaaaagtaaaaatacaagatAATGTgggccatccatccatcttcctccgcttacctgggaccgggtcgcggggacAGCAGTCTAAGAAGAGATgctcagacttccctcgccccagcaacttcctccagctcccctGGGGGGGCTCCGAGGCGTTCCCCGGCCAACcgacagacatagtctctccaacgtgtcctgggtcttccatGGGGCCTACACCCAGTTAATGTGTggattttatgtcattttaacacttttaaagtataATAAGTGTGGATTcagttttaataacattgttattgtagcggactgagttGAATTTGGcggctgttgggtcgcgttctaagttccggagttcattgaccgcatcaagAAGAGATGCTGATtagccctcagttctgtcgctcagcctgtcgtaGGGGGTTtcgaccaatggggttcagctatgggcagAAATAGGAGGGCTAATGCGGGAGCAGGGGTATAAAAAGTTGGGGGAGCGCTCTCGgggggagagattcaggagttgctgaataagTTGTGCGGCGTTGGTTACGGCCTGCAGTAACcggaataaagaaccttaaaatagGTTAAGTCTCTGTGACTCAATGTGGGAAAGGGAGGCTACATTATGctattgctaataaatgatgatttcttagcattaatgtgacttctggtgctgcaccgtggttttgctgatggtcttgtatggttgatacgtggtgagtttaagcttcatgcGGGCGTTGAGACTTTCATTCGTTAAACGTGATCATAGgatggtctgaatgttctttagatgtgagaaagactgcccACATtcagacgtggagccaaacattgtcagtacaGCAATACTCACATGATGCAGTGTGGTATGTGACGGGCAGCGTGTTCTAATCAGAGCGTGGTTCACCTCGctgcctgagcccactacccctccccaaTTCAAAGACGGAAGCGCGCATctgccggtgtaggtaccacaACCGTttggcctggaacttccgttcggggtcctggGACTAGTGCCGACATCACATTATGTGagtggctgtccgttggtccgatgacgtgtcagatagtgattggtctggacaaattacaaTACTGTCATAGAAGTAGAaattatgaagtctgttgtaaacaagcagagctccgacacagagcgagattatcttctaaacgtgcctttattattgttatgattattattaaatgcatgttcgcttatagtttttttaatctgtgcacctagtgctttattattggcagaacggacccggcagaacaacatttagccgtgctaacaacattttcacCCCCAGCTGAACTTAAACTGTATTACAAACGGATTGTGGCAAAATCCCTTAATGAAAATTACAAGGAATtttgtcagacacaatttataagggaaaataactttaggttacaaaagagaacataaaaggaacatttgtagagcccgagcagatctcgacgtacgtagtttgtccaagtggggttactgTAGTGTGACGTTATCTTCAGTCGAAAAGACCCCGAAcagaagttccaggccgaacggttatggtacctacaccgcaactgcaattcacaggtttcaggccgTTACATATTTGGAGTTTGATACGcggttttgatgcgcaatacattAGGCGCTGAATTGACACAATACGTTACAAACTGGCATTGCGCcagagaaggactggtctaatgaaactttatatatatatatatatatatatatatatgtggcCATCAAGAGAGCCGGATATGGCttgcgagccataggttcccgacccctgccctgtGCTAAAGTTTGGTTCTCATTCTTTCTGCCTTTTTACCAGTACTGGGCAAAAGCAACCCCCAAATAGAATTGTTGTCTTTTCCTGCTAGATTGATCCACGTCTGTTTTTAGTTATTTCCAGAGTGTGTCGCGTGTGAAAGCAAATCTAAACAAGATGAACAGGGCATATTTTTCAGAATTTCCACTTATGCCAACAGACCCTATGGGATTGTCAGATCTTTTTGGCCCAAACACTGTCAGCAGAGACACCCTGCTTCATATCTGCAACTTCCAGAGATGGTTACAATGTTTTCATGATCAATGTTTTAATTGTGCCCTGAAAAGGAGCAAAGACATGGTCAAGTTTCATCCAAAGCTCACTCTGTGCTCATCTGTTGCTGAATAGAGTAACATTGGACTAGAAACAATGTCAGATCAGACGTTCTAAACTTTTCCCTGAGTGGTTCCTGTGAGCAGTAGGGTGGGGCTGACACGTGATGATGATGCTGTGGGGGCGGTGGCACCCTGTCAGACTGTCATAAATAAATGCACATGTATCTCTCTTTTAGACTTGCCTAACGATTTCTCATCTGTACTCCCCTGAATGCCAGTGTGATCTGTCACAGACACCAAGgtagtaaaacaaaaagccCCATTATGCTTTGCTGTTCTGTGGTCCCCATGGTAACATGACTGTAGTTCCCTGGGTAATGTCACATAGGCCCCGGCCAACCCCTTCCGCCATAATCAAGAAGAGCTGAGAGTTGTGGGTGGGTTAATTGAGACATGAGGGACTGGTCAAAGATTAGAGGACAAGTGGGAACTGTGAGTTTGTTTTGGTCAGTCTGGGTCCAGGTGAGTTCTGAGTTCAAAGCTGTAGCGGAGGCTTACCTAGGCTGAGTATTGTAGTCGAGTTAAGCTCTTGAAGGTGAGACATTCCTGAGGTAGGTACAAGGCAGGTTTGTATGCCCAGTAACAGTTTGCCAATCGGGAAATATTGATCAGGTTAAAAGAGGTAACTTGTTCAAGTTTATTTGTCTAAACCACTCACATAGATTAACTAGATGCTTAATCTATGATGTCACTTATTGGATTCTGAATGTGAAGCCTGAAGTGGGTCAGGCATACTGCACCCAGGTCAATAAAGCACCAGAAATGGGCAAGACAAAGTACCAGAATGCATACAGGCCCACCGAgctgacaataaaaaaacacatccttAATTATACAGATATTTGAGCTTTTATAGAGTCAAATATGCTGATACaccaaaaaatgtccacaaaagAAATCACTGGAtattcatgaaaacaaacataccAAACctgtctatatttatatgtttgtttttcttagtgcaaagtttgactttttaagATGGAGTTTATGGAAAATTGCTTCCGTCTGAAACCAGCCTCTGTAGGTCATTTAAGGAACTGCAAGATTTGGGGTTAAAATTTGTGaacattaggcctgcacaatataccgcaaatttatcgttatcgcgacatcaagctgtgcaatatgcttaccgcaaaagacggcgaaaatcgcaataaatggttaccttaaatgtgctaaaacaatctcatggcagcttgaaatattgaacaaataaaataaatccctttatgcatttaaccaatcagaaggacccgtttacgtttttgaccaatcagattttttatgttttgatgtttgcctcctacgtcgacaagggtcatttggagtataatttttaaactgttgcagtgaaatggaaattatgtttttgggtttttttgctatttgtttatataccgcaatttatatcgttatcgcaatattaattaccaatatcgcatatcgcgagttttcctcatatcgtgcagccctagtgaaCATAATGGGGATTAGGTTAAATTAGGTTGATGGTGGTGATAATCTGCTGTAACACAGATCCTGCTGAGGTCTGGACTCCTGCAGGAACTCTAGAACATGATTAGAACTAACTTAAACTCCATAACAGTTCTAAACCCGGGTAAAAGTATGGACCCTGGGTTTGTGATGGATTTGGATGGATTCTGGGCTCCAAGAAGGGTTCCTGTTTGCTGTGTGGTTCTTCAGAGGAGGCCACACAAAGAACAGCACATAGACAGTCGAGTGACCCCCTTTCCTTGAAGATTAGAACTCGCTCTGGCTTGTCTTTAAGCTGCCCAAGCAACCAAAGATTGACTCAGACTGCCCCGTGCCAACAgaactgctttttttgtctcattaaacATTAACTGTTGTATTCTCTTTGCCCCTCCCTGAATGATGCCTCTGCATCCTCACGCTCTTCTCTGTCGACCTGCTTAGGAGGACAAGAGCCAGAGTCCCAATGGACAGGAGGATCGTAGCAAGAGGTAAACCCACCCCACTCTTTGCACGTTATTGCTGGATCATATTAAACCATGATGGAAAATCTTTAATGGCGATTAAAAAATAAGCAGGGATGctgcaaaattatgtttagaaaattCTCTTTTTGTGAGATTAGATACCTGCAGCTTCCAATATCAGCTAGTTAGTTGCTGTTAAAGTGGGTTGGTTAGGAACTcggtagaaaaaaatgtattgaatcTTCTACTGATGAGTCACTTTGGTCATCAGACCAAAACAGCTTTACATCCTTCCATGTTCCTTTGAAGTTAATACTGCAGGACTTGACACGATCACAACCTGCAGTTCCTACTTAAAGACTTATTTCTGCTGCTGGTCAAACAGAGGGAAACAGTTTAAATGAGCTTCAGTACCACTGATGTACGGCATGCAACTTTCCAGACTACATGCACGGATAAATATATAGAAGAAAGATCCACAGAGAAAAGTAAGAATAAAGATAGATAAACTCAACAATTTCAGTTAGTAGAAGATCACTTTTCACAGTTTCCGCATCAGCTGATCTGAGCTTTTTACAGAAAGTTTGTATTattgtttgaaataattttCCTGCAGCTGGAGCTTTACCTTATTGTCCCTTGCAGGCCAGAGAAGAAAAGGCGCAGCCGCAGTCGCAGCCGGGACAAGAAGCGGAGCCGCAGCCGAGAAAGGAAAAGGAGTCGCAGCCGGGAGCGCAAACGCAGCCGGAGCAAAGACAGGAGAAGAAGCCGCAGCCGAGAGCGCCGGCGCAGCAGAGAGCGGGGGGGCCGCTACAAGGACCATCACAAGCAGTGAGTGACTCGCTTCCTCctgttttcagaataaaagtttaCAGTGACTGTTTGTGTAGCGGAATTGCTACACTGATgtttgagagtttaaaccaCACTAATGACTGTTTGTGTTTAAGCCGTAGGTGGTCAAAGAGTAAGAGTCCAGTCAAGAAGGAAAAAAGTCCAATCAGGTAGGCGCACCAAGGGTTATGTCTTTTCTGTGGACTTTGACAACCGGTTTGAACCTGGTTGTTGTTTGCAGGATGCCAAACGACAACTTAACCCCAGAGGAGCGCGATGGCCGAACCGTCTTCTGCATGCAGCTGGCGGCACGGATCCGACCACGGGACCTGGAGGAGTTTTTTTCGGCAGTGGGAAAAGTACTGCAGATTTCTGTTGATGTTGGTCATTCCATTCGTTTGCTACTCTGGTAACAGCTGCAACATCCTGCAGGTGCGGGATGTGCGAATGATCTCTGACAGAAACTCCCGCAGGTCGAAGGGAATCGCTTACATTGAGTTTGTAGAGGCCAGCTCCGTTCCTTTGGCCATTGGACTGACCGGGCAAAGGCTGCTGGGAGTCCCCATTATCGTTCAGGCTTCCCAGGTACAGCTTTTTCCACACATTTCACACAAGTAGTTAAATAGTTGAATTAATGTGTGTGCATATTTACAGGCAGAAAAgaacagagctgctgctgctgctgcagctaatAACCTGCAGCGGGGCTTGACTGGACCTATGAGGCTGTACGTGGGCTCGCTGCACTTCAACATCACAGAGGATATGCTGCGAGGAATCTTTGAACCATTTGGACGGGTAATTTACTCTCATTcttgtgcacac
The nucleotide sequence above comes from Oryzias latipes chromosome 5, ASM223467v1. Encoded proteins:
- the tsen2 gene encoding tRNA-splicing endonuclease subunit Sen2, translating into MQADFRAPRRRARVYEELEAPLPVIRSAGEKCVYRAELINQHVLVCHPDHVRKIHNQGYFGKGILSRARPDHSISEKWEDFEDLYLPVVSQARYEELLGWAKASLCAQGMSAEAVDQIFHKLTQKLEIEDVKSELREAEGAKTEDGVCDNTKSLGRESEAEPEAKRPCRSDIQDLNFDQNSEPSFDSDQDSEPDLGFQVPGPGFVLVVSENQNEGGVREVKRSPLSLTEYLQLSLEEAFFLVYSLGCLSVYLDQEPQSVIQLWRRFRSLRPDFTSSYAAYHHFRSRGWVPKGGSGAKYGVDFMLYRKGPPFYHASYSVVVEQTDDEFRGSTLRPFSWRSFAALSRITASVSKELMLCYIVYPGELLKEELDSPVCLSKLKVQEVIISRWVSSKERAEQDDD